In Methylobacterium aquaticum, the following are encoded in one genomic region:
- a CDS encoding RidA family protein, with translation MTITRFDTGPRMSQAVVHNGTAYLAGQVADNVANDEGVEAQTKDILAQIDELLATVGSDKTRLLSATIYLADMSTFAEMNRAWDGWVAQGHTPARATVEAKLAGPQYKVEISIIAAIGA, from the coding sequence ATGACCATCACCCGTTTCGACACCGGCCCCCGGATGAGCCAGGCGGTGGTCCATAACGGCACCGCCTACCTCGCCGGCCAGGTCGCGGACAACGTCGCGAACGATGAGGGCGTCGAGGCGCAGACCAAGGACATCCTGGCCCAGATCGACGAGTTGCTGGCGACCGTCGGCAGCGACAAGACCCGGCTCCTGTCGGCCACGATCTACCTCGCCGACATGTCGACCTTCGCCGAGATGAACCGGGCCTGGGACGGCTGGGTCGCGCAAGGCCACACCCCGGCCCGCGCCACCGTCGAGGCGAAGCTCGCCGGCCCGCAATACAAGGTCGAGATCTCGATCATCGCCGCGATCGGAGCCTGA
- a CDS encoding GlsB/YeaQ/YmgE family stress response membrane protein, with product MLAILWTIIIGFVAGVIAKFIMPGSANEPSGFIMTTLLGIVGAFVATFLGQVTGWYPPNEGAGLIASVVGAVVVLAIFGFIQGRRRSTVL from the coding sequence ATGCTTGCGATCCTGTGGACCATCATCATCGGCTTCGTCGCCGGTGTCATCGCCAAGTTCATCATGCCCGGTTCGGCCAACGAGCCGAGCGGCTTCATCATGACCACCCTGCTCGGCATCGTCGGCGCCTTCGTGGCGACGTTCCTGGGCCAGGTCACCGGATGGTACCCGCCGAACGAGGGCGCGGGCCTGATCGCCTCGGTCGTCGGCGCCGTGGTCGTGCTGGCGATCTTCGGCTTCATCCAGGGCCGCCGCCGCAGCACCGTCCTCTGA
- a CDS encoding YgaP-like transmembrane domain, with product MANDLMHDVFGGERNLTTKERAISVALGLGLAAAAAQPRPNKFLSLAALVAGSLLAIRGATGHCAAKSLMNGDSHAPARI from the coding sequence ATGGCCAACGACCTGATGCACGACGTGTTCGGCGGCGAGCGCAACCTGACCACCAAGGAGCGCGCCATCTCGGTCGCGCTCGGCCTCGGACTCGCGGCGGCGGCGGCGCAGCCCCGGCCGAACAAGTTCCTGAGCCTCGCGGCCCTGGTCGCCGGCTCGCTCCTGGCGATCCGCGGCGCCACCGGCCATTGCGCCGCCAAGTCGCTGATGAACGGCGACTCCCACGCGCCGGCGCGAATCTGA
- a CDS encoding glutathione S-transferase family protein, which yields MSDDLVFYTHPMSRGRIVRWMLEEVGAPYRTEIMGYGSGMKDPAYRAINPLAKVPALVHRGVTVTETAAICAYLADAFPQAGLAPALDDPERGAYYRWLFFAAGPVEAAVTDKALGIEVPEEKRRMVGYGSMAEVLDALEGAVSGRDYLAGGRFSAADLYVGSHLMWGMQFGGIERRPAYETYVARLADRPAAIRAREIDDRLIAEAPQG from the coding sequence ATGAGCGACGATCTCGTCTTCTACACCCACCCGATGTCCCGCGGCCGCATCGTCCGCTGGATGCTGGAGGAGGTCGGGGCGCCCTACCGCACCGAGATCATGGGCTACGGTTCGGGAATGAAGGACCCGGCCTACCGGGCGATCAACCCGCTGGCCAAGGTGCCGGCCCTGGTGCATCGCGGCGTCACCGTGACCGAGACGGCGGCGATCTGCGCCTACCTGGCCGATGCCTTTCCGCAGGCCGGCCTCGCCCCGGCCCTCGATGACCCCGAGCGCGGCGCCTATTACCGCTGGCTGTTCTTCGCCGCCGGGCCCGTCGAGGCGGCGGTGACCGACAAGGCGCTCGGCATCGAGGTGCCGGAGGAGAAGCGCCGGATGGTCGGGTACGGCAGCATGGCGGAGGTGCTCGATGCCCTCGAAGGCGCGGTCTCGGGCCGGGACTACCTCGCCGGCGGGCGGTTCTCGGCCGCCGACCTCTATGTCGGCTCGCACCTGATGTGGGGCATGCAGTTCGGCGGCATCGAGCGGCGCCCGGCTTACGAGACCTACGTCGCCCGCCTCGCCGACCGCCCGGCGGCGATCCGGGCGCGGGAGATCGACGACCGGCTCATCGCCGAGGCTCCGCAGGGGTGA